From the Simplicispira suum genome, the window GCGGGCGTGAGGTCGGTGAGTTCGGTACCGAAGGCAAACACGTCACGCCGACCCACCCCATTGGCTGCCCCACTGCCGGGCGCCGTGGCAGCGTGCAGAAAGGCCAGCAGCAGACGCGCGTAGCGCTCCATCGAGCCCGACACGTCGAGAAGCACCAGCAGCGGCAGCGGCTGGCTTTGGCGCTCCAGGCGTGGCACCTGCACCAGTTCGCCCCCCGTGCGCATGGCGCGCTGCAGGGCCAGCGGCCAGTCGGCGCGCACGCCATGCGCTCCGGGCCGGGTGCGGCGCGCGGCATAGCGCGGCAAGGGCAGCGGCACGCGCTGGGCCAGGCGCTGCACCAGCAGATATTCACTCGCCGAGAGCTGGTTGAAGTCGGCCGCACGGAGGCGCTGGCGCTCGCTCGCCGTCATGGCGGCATCGAAATCAATTTTGTCTTCTTCAGGCTCTGCGGGCGCACGGGCAGCACGCACCGGCGCCAGCGCCTCGGCCACGCGGGGGCGGCGCTTGATGGGCTCGGCAAGGCTCTCTGCGCTGGGCAGCATCTGCGCCAGCAGTTTTTGCGCGACGTTGGGGTTGCGGAAGTAGGCGGCGAACAGTTCGCGAAACACCAAAAGGTCTTGCTCACGCGCAACAAGCACAGCCTCTAACGCAGCGCACAGGTCGGCACGCGCCAGCCCGACGAGCATGGCGGCCTCTTGCGCCAGGGCCATGCGGGAGGCGTCTACCGGCAGGCCAGCGCGGCGCAGCGCGCGGCAGAAGCCTACGAGATTGCCTGCGAACTTGCCCCGGCGGGCGTCGCCCAGCTGGCTGGTGTAGGTAGCCCCCACGCTCCCTGCTGCGCGTGGTTCGCTGCCCCCCGAGGGGGCGTGATTCGCCTTGGGGCGGCCCGGCGGCGAATCCGTGGCCCCCACGCTCCCCGCTGCGCGTGGTTCGCTGCCCCCCGAGGGGGCGTGATTCGCCTTGGGGCGGCCCGGCGGCGAATCCGTGGCTGACTCTGGGTAAAGCGGCGGCACGTCAGCTGTCCGAGTCTGGCGTGGTCAGAAGCTGCGCCGCGATATCCTGCGTCAGCGCAGCAACGTCTTCGCGTTGCTTAAAAAGGATGCCGGCGGTGTCCAGCACCACTTCGGGGTCCACCACCAAGGTGTCGAGTGCCACCAGCGCCTTGGCCCATTCCACCGCTTCAGCAATACCAGGGGCGCGCTGGAAGGCGTTGGCAAACGGTTGGCTGCGCAGACGCGCCACAAAATCGGCCACCTGCCCGGAGAGGGTGCTGCTGGCACCCGGAACCTGGGCGCGGACGATGGCGAGTTCGCGCTCGCGGTCGGGGTAGTCGAGCCAGTGGTATAGGCAGCGGCGCTTGACAGCGTCGTGCAGGTCGCGCGTGCGGTTGCTGGTGAGCAGGGTGACGGGCGGCGCGGCGGCGTGCACCGTGCCGAGTTCAGGGATGCTGACCTGGTATTCGCCCAGGTATTCAAGCAAGAACGCCTCAAAGGGCTCGTCGGCGCGGTCGATTTCATCCACCAGCAGCAGCGCGCCTGGCGCTGGGGTGCGCAGGGCCTGCAAGAGCGGGCGGCTGACGAGGTAGCGCTCCTGGTAAATCTCGCGCTCGATGTGCGCCGTGTCCAGCCCGCCCTGGGCTTCCGCAGCACGCATGTGAAGCAATTGCGCGCTGTAATTCCATTCGTACAGGGCTTCGCGCTGTTCCAGGCCGTCGTAGCACTGCAGGCGAATCAGCGGCCGACCGAGCGCGCGCGCCAGCGCCTGGGCCAGCGCCGTCTTGCCGACGCCGGGTTCGCCTTCGAGCAGCAGCGGGCGCTGCAGTTTGAGTGCGAGCCACGCCGCCGTGGCGAGGCGCCGGTCGGCGAAATAGCCTTCGGCTTGGAGCGCCTGTGCCAGCGCGTCGATGGACGCAGGCGCGAGAACCTGCGGGTCTGCGTTCATTTGCTATTGTTTAAATAGCTGCAAGCGCTTACTCAATAAGCGCTAGAGCCACATTTAGTTAATAAAATCTGTCTCACCACTGTCCCACCAGCAACCGCCGCGCAAGAGCCGCGCAAGAGCCGCCAACCGTTCGTCATACAGGCGCTGGCGGTGTCCCCCTTCCCGGCGAAGCCGAGAGAAGGGACTGAGGGCCTCGGCTCCAAGCCTGCCTGCGCAGGCTTGGACGGCTCCGAAGAGCTGCCGCGTCTGGCGGCCGCACCGAGGCGCGCAGCGCCTCAGGGGGATGACGCCATTTCTTTGACGGCCCGCTGCGTGAGCACGCTGATGAGCTGCGCGCGGTACACCGGGCTGGCGTGGATGTCGCTGCCCAGGTCCGACACGTCCACCTTCACCGCCGCCGCAGAGGCCACGGTAAAGCTCTGGTTCAGCGCAGCCTCCAGCGCACTCTGGCGGAACACACTGCTGGCCGCTCCCGTGACAGCCACGCGCACACCGCTGGCGGTCTGGGCCACAAACACGCCCACCAAAGCAAAGCGCGAGGCGCCCTGGCGAAACTTCTGGTACGACGCCTTGCGCGGGATGGGGAAGCGCACCGCCGTGATCAGCTCGCCTTCTTCCAAGGCCGTCGTGTACATGCCGACAAAGAAATCATCGGCCGCGATTTCCCTTTGGTTGGTGACGATGGTGGCACCCAGCGCCAGCGCGGCGCTCGGGTAGCAGGCCGCGGGGTCGTTGTTGGCCAGCGAGCCGCCCAACGTGCCGCGCGCCCGCACCTGGCGGTCGCCAATGTGGTTCGCCAGATCGGCCAGCGCGGGGATGGCGGCGCGCACCTCGGCGCTGTCGGCCACCTGCTGGTGGCGCGCCATGGCGCCGATGACGATGTGGTCGCCTTCCTTGCGGATGCCGGCCAGCTCGGGGATGCGGCCCAGGTCCACCAGCTGGCCCGGGTCGGCCAGGCGCAGGCGCAGCGAGGGCAGCAGGCTTTGCCCACCGGCAAGGGGGCGTGCGCCAGCGGCGGCCTGCGCTGCAGCGGCGGCGGTGGAAGTGGGCGCTTCGTAGGTGAATGCGTACATATCGGTCTCCTGTTAGTTTTCCTGTTGCGGCTGTAGAAGCTCGCAAGTCTTGGAACACGCGCGGGGCGCGCCAGCGGCCGCCGCGCAAGGGCCGCCCCGCCGCGCTGGCGGCGTCCCCCTAGAGGGGGAAGGCGCGAAGCGACTCAGGGGGTATTTCATGTTTTGGCGTTCTGGATGGCCTGCCACACGCGGTGCGGCGTGGCCGGCATGTCGAAGTCCTTCACACCCAGAGGTGCAAGGGCGTCGAGCACCGCATTGATGACCGCGGGCGGCGAACCGATGGCGCCGGCCTCGCCACAGCCCTTGGTGCCCAGCGGGTTGTGCGTGCACGGCGTGCAGACATGGCCGAGCTTGAACTGCGGGAAGTCGTCGGCGCGCGGCATAGCGTAGTCCATGTAGCTGCCGGTCAGCAGCTGACCGGTTTCACGGTCGTAGACACCGTTCTCCATCAGCGCCTGGCCGATGCCCTGCGCCACACCGCCGTGCACCTGGCCCGCCACAATCATCGGATTGATGATGGTGCCGAAGTCGTCCACCGCAGTGAAGCGGTCCACGCGCACCACGCCGGTTTGCGGATCAATTTCCACCTCGCAGATGTAGGTGCCGGCCGGGAAGGTGAAGTTGGTGGGGTCGTAGAACGCGGTTTCGTTCAAGCCGGGTTCCAGCTCCGTCAGCGGGTAGTTGTGCGGCACGTAGGCCGCGAGAGACACCTGGGCAAACGGGATTTTCTTGTCGGTGCCTTTGACTGTGAACTCGCCGCCAGCAAAGTCGATGTCGGCAGCGCTCGCTTCCATCAAATGCGCGGCTATTTTCTTGGCCTTGGCCTCGATCTTGTCCAGCGCCTTCATGATGGCAGCGCCGCCCACGCTGATCGAGCGCGAACCGTAGGTGCCCATGCCAAAGGGCACGCGGCCGGTGTCGCCGTGCACGATGTCCACGTTTTCCACCGGAATGCCCAGGCGCGCCGCCACCACCTGGGCAAAGGTCGTCTCGTGCCCCTGGCCATGGCTGTGCGAGCCGGTGAACACCGTGACGCTGCCGGTAGGGTGCACCCGCACCTCGCCGCATTCAAACAGGCCGGCCCGCGCGCCGAGGGCACCGGCAATGTTGGAGGGCGCGATGCCGCAGGCTTCGATGTAGCTGCTGTAGCCCATGCCGCGCCTCAAGCCCTTGGCTTCACTGGCGGCACGGCGCGCAGCAAAGCCCGCCACATCGGCCAGCTCCTGCGACTGCGTCATGCAGGCGTGGTAGTCGCCGATGTCGTACTGCAGCGCCACCGGCGTCTGGTAGGGGAAGCTGGTGATGAAGTTGCGCTTGCGGATTTCGTCCTGGGCAAGCCCCATGTCCCACGCACAGCGCGAGACCAGGCGCTCCAGCAGGTAGGTGGCCTCGGGCCGGCCAGCGCCGCGATAGGCATCCACGGGAGACGTGTTGGTGAACCAGGTGTCCACCTCAACGTACACCTGCGGCGTGCTGTACTGACCGGCGAGCAGCGTGGCATACAGGATGGTCGGCACAGCGCTGGCAAAGGTGCTGAGGTAGGC encodes:
- a CDS encoding vWA domain-containing protein, with translation MGATYTSQLGDARRGKFAGNLVGFCRALRRAGLPVDASRMALAQEAAMLVGLARADLCAALEAVLVAREQDLLVFRELFAAYFRNPNVAQKLLAQMLPSAESLAEPIKRRPRVAEALAPVRAARAPAEPEEDKIDFDAAMTASERQRLRAADFNQLSASEYLLVQRLAQRVPLPLPRYAARRTRPGAHGVRADWPLALQRAMRTGGELVQVPRLERQSQPLPLLVLLDVSGSMERYARLLLAFLHAATAPGSGAANGVGRRDVFAFGTELTDLTPAFRHQDPDTMLERASAAIPDFAGGTRLAQSLAQLRTQHTRRLVGRRTLVLLVSDGLDTGEPCALAQELAWLKRHCARLLWLNPLLRFGGYEPSARGAAELHRAADAMLAVHNLESLQQLASSLAQVLRAPARSRQLEH
- a CDS encoding AAA family ATPase, which translates into the protein MNADPQVLAPASIDALAQALQAEGYFADRRLATAAWLALKLQRPLLLEGEPGVGKTALAQALARALGRPLIRLQCYDGLEQREALYEWNYSAQLLHMRAAEAQGGLDTAHIEREIYQERYLVSRPLLQALRTPAPGALLLVDEIDRADEPFEAFLLEYLGEYQVSIPELGTVHAAAPPVTLLTSNRTRDLHDAVKRRCLYHWLDYPDRERELAIVRAQVPGASSTLSGQVADFVARLRSQPFANAFQRAPGIAEAVEWAKALVALDTLVVDPEVVLDTAGILFKQREDVAALTQDIAAQLLTTPDSDS
- a CDS encoding FAD binding domain-containing protein codes for the protein MYAFTYEAPTSTAAAAAQAAAGARPLAGGQSLLPSLRLRLADPGQLVDLGRIPELAGIRKEGDHIVIGAMARHQQVADSAEVRAAIPALADLANHIGDRQVRARGTLGGSLANNDPAACYPSAALALGATIVTNQREIAADDFFVGMYTTALEEGELITAVRFPIPRKASYQKFRQGASRFALVGVFVAQTASGVRVAVTGAASSVFRQSALEAALNQSFTVASAAAVKVDVSDLGSDIHASPVYRAQLISVLTQRAVKEMASSP
- a CDS encoding xanthine dehydrogenase family protein molybdopterin-binding subunit, yielding MGASDFSKLPHIGESVRRKEDYRFLTGAGQYTDDIVLAAQSFAVFVRSPHAHAKVVSVNTDAAKAAPGVIGVFTGADVAADNINGLPCGWLITSTNGEPMKEPPHPILAQGKVRYVGDGVAMVVAETLQQARDAAERVEVDYDVLPAVVNVADAAAGAVAGAGLHDIAEDNHCFKWAIGDKGAVESVFATAAHVTKLDLVNNRLIPNAMEPRAAIGSYNRGTDEYTLYVSNQNPHVERLLMTAFVMGLPEHKVRVIAPDVGGGFGSKIFLYAEDVCLTWASKKLGRNIKWVADRSESFLTDAHGRDHVSHAEMAMDANGKFLAMRVHTDANVGAYLSTFASAVPTILYATLLAGQYSTPQVYVEVDTWFTNTSPVDAYRGAGRPEATYLLERLVSRCAWDMGLAQDEIRKRNFITSFPYQTPVALQYDIGDYHACMTQSQELADVAGFAARRAASEAKGLRRGMGYSSYIEACGIAPSNIAGALGARAGLFECGEVRVHPTGSVTVFTGSHSHGQGHETTFAQVVAARLGIPVENVDIVHGDTGRVPFGMGTYGSRSISVGGAAIMKALDKIEAKAKKIAAHLMEASAADIDFAGGEFTVKGTDKKIPFAQVSLAAYVPHNYPLTELEPGLNETAFYDPTNFTFPAGTYICEVEIDPQTGVVRVDRFTAVDDFGTIINPMIVAGQVHGGVAQGIGQALMENGVYDRETGQLLTGSYMDYAMPRADDFPQFKLGHVCTPCTHNPLGTKGCGEAGAIGSPPAVINAVLDALAPLGVKDFDMPATPHRVWQAIQNAKT